A portion of the Algisphaera agarilytica genome contains these proteins:
- a CDS encoding vitamin K epoxide reductase family protein, with the protein MQPDSQENPTEPPAKRSGAWWAAVVLTLAALGLTGFITLQTVTGDGALPGCGVATEILAEELAAASDAESHSMEASDLPGCGAVLVTKWSDFLGLPVSALAAGLYLVMLVTLLKQKSLGGLVLGTGAVLVIGAGLWFTYVQVFELRAMCPYCIASHAVGLVLAIVLLTHTAKRLLPPCLAIGMVGTAVLAAVQLNSTDPVIIIESGGGTRDGHTLSLLEDRLTLDLREEMVVGDVSQLDRPDGWLVVKMFDYNCPHCRHAHEVVSQMNNLAVVLVPVPLDPRYNPYQREFPNDNFKHSHELARIALAIHRIDPEKLQAYEDWVYGEGWPQTTEAAQAFAGSLVGRLPLDMHLNNPEINAILERNVDAWGKAGVAGLVGGLPIHLVPDGGLTYGGVGDGTGIVQLLNGTHRSQQTEEVDE; encoded by the coding sequence TTGCAACCTGATTCCCAAGAAAACCCGACCGAACCACCGGCCAAGCGCTCGGGCGCGTGGTGGGCCGCGGTCGTTTTGACGCTCGCCGCGCTCGGCCTCACCGGGTTCATCACGCTCCAGACCGTGACCGGGGACGGCGCGTTGCCGGGCTGCGGCGTCGCGACCGAGATCCTCGCCGAGGAACTGGCCGCCGCCTCCGATGCGGAATCTCACAGCATGGAGGCCTCGGACCTGCCGGGCTGTGGCGCGGTACTGGTGACCAAGTGGTCGGACTTCCTGGGCCTGCCGGTCAGCGCGTTGGCCGCAGGGCTGTACCTCGTGATGCTGGTCACCCTGCTCAAACAAAAAAGCCTGGGCGGCCTGGTGCTCGGCACCGGTGCGGTGTTGGTCATCGGCGCGGGGCTGTGGTTTACCTACGTGCAGGTGTTTGAGCTCCGGGCGATGTGTCCGTACTGCATCGCCTCCCACGCGGTGGGTCTGGTGCTGGCGATCGTGTTGCTGACCCACACCGCCAAGCGGCTGCTGCCGCCCTGCCTCGCCATAGGCATGGTGGGCACCGCGGTGTTGGCGGCGGTCCAGCTCAACAGCACCGACCCGGTGATCATCATCGAAAGCGGCGGCGGCACCCGCGACGGCCACACGCTGTCGCTGCTCGAAGACCGCCTCACCCTCGACCTCCGCGAAGAGATGGTCGTCGGCGACGTGTCCCAGCTCGACCGCCCCGACGGCTGGCTGGTCGTGAAGATGTTCGACTACAACTGCCCCCACTGCCGACACGCCCACGAGGTCGTCTCACAGATGAACAACCTCGCGGTGGTGCTCGTGCCCGTGCCGCTGGACCCGCGCTACAACCCCTACCAGCGCGAGTTCCCCAACGACAACTTCAAACACAGCCACGAACTCGCCCGGATCGCGCTGGCGATCCACCGCATCGACCCGGAAAAACTCCAGGCCTACGAAGACTGGGTCTACGGCGAAGGCTGGCCCCAGACCACCGAAGCCGCCCAGGCCTTCGCCGGGTCCCTGGTCGGCCGGCTCCCGCTCGACATGCACCTCAACAACCCGGAGATCAACGCGATCCTCGAGCGCAACGTCGACGCGTGGGGCAAGGCGGGCGTCGCGGGTCTGGTCGGCGGGCTGCCCATCCACCTGGTGCCCGACGGCGGGCTGACCTACGGCGGCGTCGGCGACGGCACCGGCATCGTCCAGCTGCTCAACGGCACCCACCGCTCTCAGCAAACAGAAGAAGTCGACGAATGA